The following are encoded in a window of Psilocybe cubensis strain MGC-MH-2018 chromosome 4, whole genome shotgun sequence genomic DNA:
- a CDS encoding Small subunit (SSU) processome component — protein MVRKLKYHEQKLLKKVDFLNWKQDANLREIKVMRRYHIQDREDYHKYNKLCGSLRAFAHRVALLPAQDPFRSRMEAQLLSKLYDMGVLNSSAKLSDIENKLTVSAFCRRRLAVFMCMSKMAETVSAAVKFIEQGHVRVGPDAITDPAYLVTRHMEDFVTWVDSSKLKRTIMEYNDELDDFDLL, from the exons ATGGTCAGGAAACTCAAGTACCACGAGCAAAAGCTCCTCAAAAAGGTCGATTTCCTCAAT TGGAAGCAGGATGCAAATCTCCGCGAAATCAAGGTTATGCGTCGCTATCATATTCAGGACAGAGAAGACTATCACAA GTACAACAAGCTTTGTGGTTCTCTCCGCGCCTTTGCCCACAGGGTAGCTCTCCTCCCCGCCCAGGATCCCTTTCGCAGTCGCATGGAGGCCCAGCTCTTGTCCAAGCTCTATGATATGGGCGTCCTAAACTCCTCGGCGAAACTAAGCGACATCGAAAATAAGCTTACCGTCTCTGCGTTTTGCAGGAGAAGGCTCGCCGTCTTCATGTGCATGTCCAAGATGGCAGAGACTGTCAGCGCA GCAGTCAAGTTCATAGAGCAAGGTCATGTTCGCGTCGGTCCCGATGCAATCACAGACCCCGCTTACCTGGTTACGAG ACACATGGAGGACTTTGTCACTTGGGTAGACTCCTCCAAACTCAAAAGGACGATCATGGAATATAATGATGAG CTCGACGACTTTGATCTTCTCTAA